The genomic stretch ATTTACGTCCCAACCACTCTGCATCTCGGTATAAACGATCCCGTGTTACTCCAGGGCGGTTCTCAACAATCGCAACAAGTCCGCCTGCCAAACGGTTAAACAAGGTGGACTTTCCCACATTGGGACGTCCCACGATGGCTACTACTGGTTTACTCAATTTCTTCAACCTCCAAATTCAATCCACTCACTGCTTCCAGAAAAGCCCTCCCGTGGTTTTCAACCACCAAGGGCGTTCCTTGCAGCACCTGACTTAACCATTCCACACTACGGTCATCGAGGAAAATATCCTCATCAGCTTTGAGCATAACCCGTGGGATTAAAAAAACATCTCCTTTGATATCACCGATCTGCTTTGCAATATCCTGCGCTGTCAACAAACCTGCCACGGTCACGGTCGGTCCAAAAAACTCATTCGTAATCACATGGAGTTCGATAGACAAACCTTGAATAGTGTCTAACCGCTTGATCAATTGCGCGAAAAATGTTGCAGCGGAAACTCCGGTGATGAGGTGGACTTTTCGCTCAGGGATACTATGAGGAAGGCGCTGAAGGGACTGATCAAATTCATGGCGGAATTTGCTGGCCATTCCCACCCCATTTTCTAACTGGGAAAAATCATCATATATATCGACAGAAGGAAAATCCCAACCCGCTAAAGCGTAAAACTCATCGGAGAAATACACCAGACTACAATCCGTTGCTTGACGGTATTCTTTTTGCCAAGCCTCACCCTTCGTTAAAATACCTTGGGCCTCTTGGAGAGTAAACGAACGTAGATTAGTCAGATTCTCTCGATACTTCGTCAGTCCTACCGGAACTACTGCAATCGATTGAACCGTCGGATGTAGCTTGCCCAACTCCCGAACGGTCTGTTCAAGAACTTCACCATCATTATAACCTGGTACCAAAACAATTTGCGAATGAATTTGGATCCCCGCATCCGCCAGCTTTCTAAGCTGTGTAGACAAATCTCCTGCCTTTGGATTCTTCATTAGGCGAACCCGAGCTTCCGAATCCCAGGCATGAACCGAGATATATAAGGGGCTAAGGTGAAACTTAAGAATCCGCTCAAACTCATCCTCATCTAAGTTTGAGAGAGTAATGAAGCTCCCTTGAGTTAAAGAAAGACGATAATCATCATCTTTATCATAAAGGCTTTGGCGCATCCCCTTCGGCATTTGAGCTACAAAACAAAAGACACAATTGTTTTTACATAGCTTTAAGCCCTGAGTGCTAATAGCCTGAACCTCAAGGCCTAGTACCTCTCCGTATGACCTTTCAATTTCTATCTCCCAGAGTTCCCCATTAACCTTCTCTATGAGCATAGTAAATTCATCCTCAGCAGTTAAGTACTGAAAATCAATAACATCGTCAATCTTCTGTTCATCAATGGCAAGGATTCGATCTCCACATTCAATCTCCATCTCTTCAGCGATGCTGCCTTCATGGACAGCTGCCACGACTAAACCATCTTTCAAGTTAGTCATCCTTTCTATATATCCCTCCATCATCAGCCATCGAGTCCTGCACCGCTATCATACCAGCGCTTAGGCTTTTCTTGGTCTGGTAATACTCACGAATCTGCCTAAAGGCGGCAATCATGATACATCCCACCCCACTGAAATGCCAGAGAAAGGAATTCGGAAGGCTGTAGTATCTGACAACTCCATCAAATAAAAATATTGTTAAGCCTAAATTGACGAGTATTCCACCAGAAAGAGCTAAGGTCATACTCCAAAGGTCATGAGTGCTGAAGAGAGCAACTGCAAGAAAAACTACAGCAAACAACCACCGATCATAGGAGAAAATACCTGGTTCATTTAGGACAAACAGATCTTGAGCCAGCAAACATATTCCCGTCATGAGTATCCCCGGGAATCTACGTCCCTTAGCTCGCTTCCAAGCAATCCAGGTTACAGCAAGCAAAACAACTATTCGCGGGAAATCCCAATCCCAGATATGGGAAAAAGTAAAGCTATGTTCAATAATCCATCCGAAAATCCAGGCCAGAGGAAGAACTCTCAAACTTTTATGAATATGGAAAACCGGCCATTCAGCCCATGCTAGCAATCCAATACTCAAGACCAACCACTCGCCAATCGGGAAAATCAAGTCTCATCGCCTCCTCTAGCTTGACTCTCCCTATTATTCCCTTAAAGTTTGTCCTTCAATCGGAGGCATCGAGAAGGAGCCTAAATGAGGAACATTAATTTGACTATAGCGAGAAATATTCAGTAATATTCCAATCTCAACTAAAGTAATGACTAAGGAACTACCCCCATAGGATACCAAGGGCAGAGTGATTCCTGTCACAGGCAATACTCCCGTAACTACACAAAGATTGATGCCAGATTGAATGGCTAAAGAGAAGGCGATGCCAAAGGACAATAATCGTCCAAAGCGATCAGGGCATTTTCTCGATATATAGAAAGCCCTCCCAAAGCAGAATATAAACAACCCAATCAATAAAAAGGTGCCCATTAAACCCAGTTCCTCACCAATTAAGGCAAAGATCATATCTGTGTAGGTTTCGGGTAAATAACCGAACTTTTGCATACTTCTACCTAATCCCACCCCAAAGATTCCTCCAGAGCCAAAGGCAATCTCAGCGTTGGTTATTTGATATCCCATTCCAGAAGCATATTGCCAGGGATCTAACCAAACAAGAATCCGGTTCCATTGGTAAGGGGTATTGTAGATGAGATAAAAAAGAGGTGCACCAAGACAAGGAACCGCCAATAAAAACCACGCAGTAGGAAGCTCCGTCAGCCAAAGCAGGGCAGCAGCCGTAAACACTAGCACTAGTGTCGTTCCTAAGTCAGGTTGCTTGTAGACCAAAGCTAATAGCGGAATAAGAATGAGGGCTGGCCAAGCGAGATCTTTTAATTTCTTTACAGGATAACGGTCAAGATAGTTTGCTAAAAAAAGAATCAGAGCTATTTTGGCAATTTCCGAGGGTTGAACATTGACCGGCCCAATTTTTAGCCACCGGGAAGCACCGTTAGCTTCAACAGCACTATCGGAATTCAGAACCAAGACCAGAAGAAGCAGGGTAACTCCAATTCCTATGCCAGCAAACTTTTTGAGAAACGGATAAGGAATTCTCGTTATAATCAATGCAAAAAAGCTTCCGAGCAGTGCCCATTTTCCCTGCCTCAGCACGTAGAAAAATGTGTTTTCCGTCTCATTATATCCTCTGACAGAGCCTGCAGTAAGAACCATCACTAACCCAAAAGCGAGAACTGCTAATACCGAGATCAGTAAATAAAAGTCCACCTCGTGGAGCGGTTTGGGTAATTTTCCGAGTAAGGAGCGTTTTCGTTTTTTCGGCACGGCACATCCCTCGCTTTAACTTCCATCAGAGTAATATTCTATGGACAGCAAATGACTTCCTGCAGGCCTGCAAGAAGTCATAGGTGCTAAAAAGTATTTTTGGTTGAAACTCCTCCTGAAAGCAAGTGTCCTTTAGCTTTCAGAATCAGGTTGAATAACATCACCAATGGTGACTTGAGGGGCTTCAGGTTGGTCTGCCAGAAGTTGTGCATCTTCAGTAGCTTGAGCTTCTTCCGCAGCTTCACGAATACTTAAGCTAATGCGTTTTTCCTCGGGCTTGCATTCGATGATCTTCGCTTGAACCATATCTCCTACCGTCACGATATCTTCGACCTTGTTAACTCGTTTTTCAGAAAGCTGAGAGATATGAACTAAAGCATCGACCCCATCCTCCAACTGAACAAAAGCTCCGAAGGGGGCTAGACGAACTACTTTTCCAGTCACTAACGCTCCAACTGGATACTTTTCAAGGGCGTTTTCCCAAGGGCTCGGTTTCAATTGCTTAAGACCCAAGGAAATCTTGCCCTGCTCCTTGTCCACTTTAAGCACTTGAACTTCCACTTCATCCCCGACATTGACATATTCAGAAGGATGCTTTATCCGAGTATAGGCAATGTCAGACACATGAAGCAGCCCATCCACCCCACCGAGATCGATAAATGCTCCGAATTGAGCCAGTCGCTTCACTGTACCGCTGATAACGTCCCCTTCTTGGAGGGTTCCGAGCAGCTGTTCCTTCTTAACTGCCAGCTCCTCTTGTAAGATTTCCTTTTGAGAAAGCACAACGCGCCGTTTTGAAGGATCAAATTCAATAACTCGTAGGCGTAAAGTTTGCCCTTTAAACTGATTTAGATCTTCCACATAGCCGGGTTGTATTTGCGAAGCTGGGACAAACCCTCGCATACCCACATCAACAATCAATCCGCCTTTAACCACCTCAGCGACCTTTCCCTGAATCTCTTGTTTAGTCTCTGCATATTCTTTTAGACGATCAGCGGCAGCAAATTCGTCAGCTCTGCGCTTCGAAAGCAATGGATTACCCTCTTCATTCTCGACACGAAGAACAACAGCTTGGATTTCATCTCCAACTGCAACAATATCACTGGGCTGAACATTAGAACTTACAGTGAGTTCTTTCAGGGGGATAATCCCTTCAGATTTCCAACCCAAATCCACAAACACTTCGTCGTGAGTCACTTTTACAACTGTTCCTTTGACTAAAGCTCCTCGATGCAAACTTTGCATCCCGGCAGCCCAGTCCTCCATATTCATTATTTCATTCATTTCGTTGTTTTCCATGTTTGACATCTTTTTATTAACCTCCTCAATAATCCAATCTGGTGTTGAGGCTCCAGCCGTTAGTCCTACGGTTTCTACCCCTTTAAACCAGTTATTTTCTAATTCATCAGCCGTCTCAATAAGATAGGTTTGAGTATGTTCAGAGCAAATCCCGGCCAACTTTCTGGTATTGGCACTGTTTTTGCCACCGACTACAATCATCACATCAACCTTACCAGCTAATTCTCGGGCAACGGTTTGCCGCTCCTCAGTAGCATTGCAAATGGTATTATGTACCTTGAGCTCCTTGGTATGTTTTCTTAATTCGTCCACAATACTGTGGAAATTCGCAGCGGGTTGTGTCGTCTGCGCCAGTACCGATAGCTTTTCATAAAAGGGAAGTTCGCTTGCTTCTTCAAGCTTCTCAATAGCTATCGAATGTACCCCGGCCCATCCCAAGATTCCTTGCACCTCAGGGTGTTGCCTATCCCCAACCACAATAACTTGACTCGTCTTCGATGCTTCGGCAGCCAGTCGTTGCGCCTTTTGGACAAATGGACACGTGGCGTCCACTACTTCGACTTGTAAGCGCT from Desulfitobacterium dichloroeliminans LMG P-21439 encodes the following:
- a CDS encoding DUF512 domain-containing protein, producing MTNLKDGLVVAAVHEGSIAEEMEIECGDRILAIDEQKIDDVIDFQYLTAEDEFTMLIEKVNGELWEIEIERSYGEVLGLEVQAISTQGLKLCKNNCVFCFVAQMPKGMRQSLYDKDDDYRLSLTQGSFITLSNLDEDEFERILKFHLSPLYISVHAWDSEARVRLMKNPKAGDLSTQLRKLADAGIQIHSQIVLVPGYNDGEVLEQTVRELGKLHPTVQSIAVVPVGLTKYRENLTNLRSFTLQEAQGILTKGEAWQKEYRQATDCSLVYFSDEFYALAGWDFPSVDIYDDFSQLENGVGMASKFRHEFDQSLQRLPHSIPERKVHLITGVSAATFFAQLIKRLDTIQGLSIELHVITNEFFGPTVTVAGLLTAQDIAKQIGDIKGDVFLIPRVMLKADEDIFLDDRSVEWLSQVLQGTPLVVENHGRAFLEAVSGLNLEVEEIE
- the ftsW gene encoding putative lipid II flippase FtsW; this encodes MPKKRKRSLLGKLPKPLHEVDFYLLISVLAVLAFGLVMVLTAGSVRGYNETENTFFYVLRQGKWALLGSFFALIITRIPYPFLKKFAGIGIGVTLLLLVLVLNSDSAVEANGASRWLKIGPVNVQPSEIAKIALILFLANYLDRYPVKKLKDLAWPALILIPLLALVYKQPDLGTTLVLVFTAAALLWLTELPTAWFLLAVPCLGAPLFYLIYNTPYQWNRILVWLDPWQYASGMGYQITNAEIAFGSGGIFGVGLGRSMQKFGYLPETYTDMIFALIGEELGLMGTFLLIGLFIFCFGRAFYISRKCPDRFGRLLSFGIAFSLAIQSGINLCVVTGVLPVTGITLPLVSYGGSSLVITLVEIGILLNISRYSQINVPHLGSFSMPPIEGQTLRE
- a CDS encoding bifunctional 4-hydroxy-3-methylbut-2-enyl diphosphate reductase/30S ribosomal protein S1; the encoded protein is MKIIRAEKAGFCFGVKRALDMAERTVLSSSTASLGPLIHNKQVVEKMEKQGVRVVGEVKETEAGDTLIIRSHGVPPDIYQEAQRLQVEVVDATCPFVQKAQRLAAEASKTSQVIVVGDRQHPEVQGILGWAGVHSIAIEKLEEASELPFYEKLSVLAQTTQPAANFHSIVDELRKHTKELKVHNTICNATEERQTVARELAGKVDVMIVVGGKNSANTRKLAGICSEHTQTYLIETADELENNWFKGVETVGLTAGASTPDWIIEEVNKKMSNMENNEMNEIMNMEDWAAGMQSLHRGALVKGTVVKVTHDEVFVDLGWKSEGIIPLKELTVSSNVQPSDIVAVGDEIQAVVLRVENEEGNPLLSKRRADEFAAADRLKEYAETKQEIQGKVAEVVKGGLIVDVGMRGFVPASQIQPGYVEDLNQFKGQTLRLRVIEFDPSKRRVVLSQKEILQEELAVKKEQLLGTLQEGDVISGTVKRLAQFGAFIDLGGVDGLLHVSDIAYTRIKHPSEYVNVGDEVEVQVLKVDKEQGKISLGLKQLKPSPWENALEKYPVGALVTGKVVRLAPFGAFVQLEDGVDALVHISQLSEKRVNKVEDIVTVGDMVQAKIIECKPEEKRISLSIREAAEEAQATEDAQLLADQPEAPQVTIGDVIQPDSES